One part of the Mangrovibacillus cuniculi genome encodes these proteins:
- the pdxT gene encoding pyridoxal 5'-phosphate synthase glutaminase subunit PdxT, with product MTVRVGVLGLQGAVREHVQAIEAIGQTAVIIKEPEQLELVDGLIIPGGESTTMRKLIDEYGFMPALQSFAESKKPMFGTCAGLILLAKSIEGYDQPHIGVMDAKVARNSFGRQKDSFEVSLDLVDIGDDFPAVFIRAPHILEVGPDVTVLAKHNGRIVAARDGQYLGCSFHPELTDDHRITHYFVEMVQDYQKTNA from the coding sequence ATGACCGTTCGCGTTGGAGTATTAGGATTACAAGGTGCGGTACGTGAGCATGTGCAAGCTATTGAAGCAATTGGTCAAACAGCTGTTATTATAAAAGAACCAGAACAGTTAGAGCTTGTAGATGGCTTGATTATACCTGGTGGTGAAAGTACCACGATGCGTAAACTAATTGATGAATATGGATTTATGCCAGCGCTACAATCTTTTGCAGAATCAAAAAAGCCGATGTTTGGAACATGCGCGGGATTGATTTTGCTAGCAAAATCAATAGAAGGATATGATCAGCCTCATATTGGTGTAATGGATGCGAAAGTAGCTCGTAATTCTTTTGGGCGTCAAAAAGATTCATTTGAAGTCTCATTAGATTTGGTTGACATTGGTGATGATTTCCCGGCAGTATTCATTCGTGCTCCACACATTTTAGAAGTTGGTCCAGATGTAACGGTTTTAGCTAAACATAATGGTCGAATTGTTGCAGCAAGAGATGGCCAATATCTAGGCTGTTCATTCCATCCAGAATTGACAGATGATCATCGTATTACGCACTACTTTGTAGAAATGGTACAGGATTATCAAAAAACGAATGCATAA
- the serS gene encoding serine--tRNA ligase — protein MLDSKVLRTQFEEVKAKFQHRGEDLGDFEKFGELDVRRRELLVEVEELKSKRNEVSQKIAQLKREKQDAEAMIVEMREVGDRVKVLDEELREVEEKLESILLSIPNIPHDSVPVGSSEDDNIPVRHWGDIREFDFEPKPHWDVATDLQLLDFERASKVTGSRFVFYKGVGARLERALFNFMLDLHVDEHGYEEVLPPYLVNRASMTGTGQLPKFEEDAFRIESEDYFLIPTSEVPVTNMHRDEIVPGEELPMSYAAFSANFRSEAGSAGRDTRGLIRQHQFNKVELVHFVKPEESYETLEKLVGHAEKVLQLLGLPYRVMSMCTADLGFTAAKKYDIEVWIPSYGTYREISSCSNFEAFQARRANIRFRREANAKPEHVHTLNGSGLAIGRTVAAILENYQQEDGSVVIPEVLRPYMGGKEVIPYKG, from the coding sequence TTGTTAGATAGCAAAGTATTACGTACTCAATTCGAAGAAGTAAAAGCGAAATTCCAGCATCGTGGAGAAGACCTAGGAGATTTTGAGAAATTCGGGGAACTAGACGTTCGTCGCCGTGAATTACTAGTTGAAGTAGAAGAACTAAAAAGTAAACGTAATGAAGTTTCTCAAAAGATTGCACAATTAAAAAGAGAAAAGCAAGATGCCGAAGCTATGATCGTAGAAATGCGTGAAGTTGGAGACCGTGTAAAAGTATTAGATGAAGAACTGCGTGAAGTAGAAGAAAAACTAGAAAGCATCCTACTATCTATCCCTAATATTCCTCATGATAGTGTTCCTGTTGGATCTTCTGAAGATGACAATATTCCAGTACGTCATTGGGGTGATATTCGTGAGTTTGATTTTGAACCAAAACCTCATTGGGATGTAGCGACAGATCTACAGTTATTAGATTTTGAACGTGCTTCTAAGGTTACTGGTAGCCGTTTTGTCTTTTATAAAGGGGTAGGTGCAAGATTAGAACGCGCACTATTTAACTTCATGTTAGATCTTCATGTAGATGAACATGGATATGAAGAGGTATTACCTCCATACCTTGTAAACCGTGCTAGTATGACTGGTACAGGTCAACTACCAAAGTTTGAAGAAGATGCATTCCGTATTGAAAGTGAAGATTATTTCTTAATTCCAACTTCAGAGGTTCCTGTAACGAATATGCACCGTGATGAAATTGTTCCGGGAGAAGAATTACCAATGTCTTATGCTGCGTTTAGTGCAAACTTCCGCTCAGAAGCAGGATCAGCTGGTCGTGACACTAGAGGACTTATTCGTCAGCATCAGTTCAATAAAGTAGAATTAGTTCACTTTGTTAAACCAGAAGAGTCTTATGAAACACTTGAAAAACTAGTTGGACATGCAGAGAAAGTTCTTCAATTGTTAGGTCTTCCATACCGAGTGATGAGCATGTGTACAGCTGATCTTGGTTTCACAGCAGCTAAGAAATATGATATCGAGGTTTGGATTCCAAGTTACGGTACCTACCGTGAAATCTCTTCTTGTAGTAATTTCGAAGCGTTCCAAGCGCGCCGTGCAAACATTCGTTTCCGTCGAGAAGCGAATGCGAAGCCAGAACATGTGCATACACTTAATGGATCTGGGCTAGCGATCGGTCGTACTGTTGCAGCAATCTTAGAGAACTATCAACAAGAAGATGGTAGTGTAGTTATTCCAGAAGTACTTCGTCCATATATGGGTGGAAAAGAAGTTATCCCTTATAAAGGATAA
- the pdxS gene encoding pyridoxal 5'-phosphate synthase lyase subunit PdxS, translating into MITGTDRVKRGMAEMQKGGVIMDVVNAEQARIAEAAGAVAVMALERVPADIRAAGGVARMADPRIVEEVMGAVSIPVMAKARIGHIVEARVLESMGVDYIDESEVLTPADEEYHLDKNTFTVPFVCGCRDLGEALRRIGEGASMLRTKGEPGTGNIVEAVRHMRKVNAQVRKVAAMNRDELMTEAKLLGAPYELLLEIQEKGKLPVVNFAAGGVATPADAALMMELGADGVFVGSGIFKSENPEKFAKAIVEATTYYQDYERIARLSKELGTAMKGIEISNLLPQDRMQERGW; encoded by the coding sequence ATGATTACAGGAACAGACCGAGTAAAACGTGGAATGGCAGAAATGCAAAAAGGCGGCGTTATTATGGACGTTGTTAATGCAGAGCAAGCTCGTATTGCAGAAGCAGCTGGAGCAGTTGCAGTTATGGCACTAGAGCGAGTACCTGCAGACATCCGTGCAGCAGGTGGCGTTGCGCGTATGGCAGATCCACGTATTGTAGAAGAAGTAATGGGGGCAGTATCTATCCCAGTAATGGCAAAAGCTCGTATTGGTCATATTGTAGAAGCTCGTGTTTTAGAATCAATGGGTGTGGATTATATCGACGAGAGTGAAGTATTAACACCTGCAGATGAAGAGTATCATTTAGATAAAAACACATTTACTGTACCTTTCGTTTGTGGTTGCCGTGACTTAGGAGAAGCTCTTCGCCGTATTGGAGAAGGTGCATCTATGTTACGTACAAAAGGTGAACCAGGTACAGGTAATATCGTAGAAGCAGTTCGTCATATGCGTAAAGTAAATGCCCAAGTACGTAAGGTAGCAGCTATGAATCGCGATGAACTTATGACAGAAGCTAAATTGTTAGGTGCTCCGTATGAATTATTACTAGAAATACAAGAAAAAGGAAAACTACCAGTTGTTAATTTCGCAGCAGGTGGAGTAGCGACACCTGCTGATGCCGCTCTTATGATGGAACTAGGTGCAGATGGAGTATTCGTAGGCTCTGGTATCTTTAAATCAGAGAACCCAGAGAAGTTTGCGAAAGCGATTGTTGAAGCAACTACTTACTATCAAGATTATGAGCGTATTGCTCGTTTATCTAAAGAGTTAGGAACGGCGATGAAAGGTATTGAAATTTCTAACTTACTACCACAAGACCGTATGCAAGAGCGTGGATGGTAA
- a CDS encoding deoxynucleoside kinase, with the protein MNLRDKYNIPKDAVITIAGTVGVGKSTMTTKLAEKLNFRTSFEKVDTNPYLDSFYNDFKRWSFHLQIYFLAERFKEQKRIFEYGGGFIQDRSIYEDTGIFAKMHYEKGNMSEVDYETYKNLFDAMVMTPYFPHPDLLIYLEGSLDDILSRIHERGRPMEQKTPVAYWEEMHERYENWINNFNTCPVMRLNINEYDLIAQEDSIEPLLERIGDFLKHTSNFKK; encoded by the coding sequence ATGAATTTACGCGATAAATATAATATCCCGAAAGATGCTGTTATTACCATTGCAGGGACAGTTGGTGTAGGAAAATCTACTATGACAACAAAACTTGCAGAGAAATTAAACTTTAGAACATCTTTTGAAAAAGTTGATACAAACCCTTACCTTGACTCTTTTTATAATGACTTTAAACGTTGGAGCTTCCATCTACAAATTTATTTCTTAGCGGAAAGATTTAAAGAACAAAAACGTATCTTTGAATACGGAGGCGGATTTATACAAGATCGATCTATCTACGAGGATACTGGAATCTTTGCTAAAATGCATTATGAAAAAGGTAATATGAGCGAAGTGGACTATGAAACATATAAGAACTTATTTGATGCAATGGTTATGACACCTTACTTCCCTCATCCAGACTTACTTATCTATTTAGAAGGTTCGCTAGATGACATTCTTTCTAGAATTCATGAACGAGGACGTCCGATGGAACAAAAGACGCCTGTTGCATATTGGGAAGAAATGCATGAGCGTTATGAAAACTGGATTAATAACTTCAATACTTGCCCTGTTATGCGTTTAAACATTAATGAATATGATTTAATTGCTCAAGAGGATTCTATTGAACCATTATTAGAGCGCATAGGAGATTTCTTAAAACATACCTCTAACTTCAAAAAGTAA